From a region of the Pseudoclavibacter endophyticus genome:
- a CDS encoding metal ABC transporter permease codes for MNPLDLPFMQHALLALIMLAVVSSIVGVQLNLRGLEFISDGLVHAVFPGVVIGFVVNGMDGVYVGAVIASLIATGALTWAARRGAGTDATTAVVLAGTFAIGIVIVSRTTTYTTGLEHLLFGQPLTVHAADLVAIGVLGGLALVLVLGTWKEQLFLSFDLRGARASGYRTLLYELALNLAIALVVVAAARAVGNLMVLAILIIPAAVGRLLSRRVSVIVLVALAVSLVGSVIGLLLAFELSLTLGLTSSPTSVIVLVFVAMYLLAVVVAKTAMRVRRARGSRDLDARRDPHNVEPVRDDAVGPLREAV; via the coding sequence GTGAACCCCCTCGACCTGCCGTTCATGCAGCACGCGCTGCTCGCGCTCATCATGCTGGCGGTCGTGAGCTCGATCGTGGGCGTGCAACTCAACCTGCGAGGTCTCGAGTTCATCAGCGACGGGCTCGTGCACGCCGTGTTCCCCGGCGTCGTCATCGGCTTCGTCGTGAACGGCATGGACGGCGTCTACGTCGGCGCGGTCATCGCGTCGCTCATCGCGACCGGCGCGCTCACCTGGGCTGCACGGCGAGGGGCGGGCACGGATGCGACGACCGCCGTGGTCCTGGCCGGCACGTTCGCCATCGGCATCGTGATCGTCTCGCGCACCACGACCTACACGACAGGCCTCGAGCACCTGCTCTTCGGCCAACCGCTGACGGTTCACGCGGCGGATCTCGTGGCCATCGGCGTGCTCGGCGGCCTCGCGCTCGTCCTCGTGCTGGGGACGTGGAAGGAGCAGCTGTTCCTGTCGTTCGACCTTCGGGGCGCCCGGGCGTCCGGCTACCGGACCCTGCTCTACGAACTCGCGCTCAACCTCGCCATCGCGCTCGTCGTGGTGGCTGCCGCCCGCGCCGTCGGCAACCTCATGGTGCTGGCGATCCTCATCATTCCGGCCGCCGTCGGTCGCCTGCTTTCGCGGCGCGTTTCCGTGATCGTCCTCGTCGCCCTCGCGGTCTCGCTCGTCGGCTCGGTCATCGGGCTGTTGCTGGCGTTCGAGCTCTCGCTGACGCTCGGCCTGACGTCGTCCCCGACGTCGGTGATCGTGCTCGTGTTCGTCGCGATGTACCTGCTCGCCGTCGTGGTCGCGAAGACGGCCATGCGCGTCCGCCGGGCACGGGGGAGCCGCGATCTCGACGCGCGTCGGGACCCGCACAACGTCGAGCCGGTTCGCGACGACGCCGTCGGCCCGCTGCGGGAGGCGGTGTGA
- the rpmB gene encoding 50S ribosomal protein L28: protein MAAVCQVTGAVPGFGHNVSHSHRRTKRRFDPNIQKKTYYVPSLKRKVTLTLSAKGIKVIDARGIDAVITDLLAKGVKL, encoded by the coding sequence ATGGCCGCAGTGTGCCAGGTGACCGGCGCCGTTCCCGGCTTCGGTCACAACGTTTCGCACTCGCACCGCCGCACGAAGCGCCGGTTCGACCCGAACATCCAGAAGAAGACGTACTACGTGCCGTCGCTCAAGCGCAAGGTCACCCTGACGCTGAGCGCCAAGGGCATCAAGGTCATCGACGCCCGCGGCATTGACGCGGTCATCACGGACCTGCTCGCGAAGGGGGTCAAGCTCTAA
- a CDS encoding metal ABC transporter substrate-binding protein: MKLRSTFTATLGIAAAATLTLAGCSASPGEAGGDGLSIVTTTTQVTDFVERLVDGTDATVSSLLLPGESAHSFEADPADLVAVGGADLVVASGFGLEEAWLPPVLEAGGYTGATVNAGDGFDPAMLQEGAGHAAATGGAGKSDHDHGDEADGHDHGDEADGHDHGDEADGHDHGGADPHVWTAPLGASFMVGVIADALAEADPDNADAYRANAGAYQAQLEELDLWIGQNVAQVAEEDRLLVTNHEALTYYTDGYRITVIGSIMPSWDDNAEPSAAELDTLITAITASGVPAVFSESQLSPATAERIATETGVKVYSGDEALLTDSLGEPGTDAATYIGATVHNTVQILDSWGAAASELPTELQGA; encoded by the coding sequence GTGAAGCTTCGCTCGACCTTCACCGCGACCCTCGGCATTGCCGCGGCCGCGACGCTCACGCTGGCGGGATGCTCGGCATCGCCCGGAGAAGCTGGTGGCGACGGCCTTTCGATCGTGACGACGACGACGCAGGTCACCGACTTCGTCGAGCGCCTCGTCGACGGCACCGACGCGACCGTCAGCTCGCTCCTCCTGCCTGGCGAAAGCGCGCATTCGTTCGAGGCCGACCCCGCGGACCTCGTCGCGGTCGGAGGCGCCGACCTCGTGGTCGCGAGCGGTTTCGGTCTCGAGGAGGCGTGGCTTCCGCCGGTGCTCGAGGCCGGCGGCTACACGGGGGCGACGGTGAACGCGGGCGACGGCTTCGATCCCGCCATGCTGCAAGAGGGCGCCGGCCATGCCGCGGCAACCGGCGGCGCGGGGAAGTCAGATCACGACCACGGTGACGAGGCGGACGGTCACGACCACGGTGACGAGGCGGACGGTCACGACCACGGTGACGAGGCGGACGGCCACGACCACGGTGGTGCCGACCCGCACGTGTGGACCGCGCCGCTCGGGGCCTCGTTCATGGTCGGCGTCATCGCTGATGCGCTCGCCGAGGCCGACCCCGACAACGCTGATGCCTACCGGGCCAACGCCGGGGCTTATCAGGCGCAACTCGAGGAGCTCGACCTCTGGATCGGGCAGAACGTCGCTCAGGTCGCCGAGGAGGACCGCCTCCTCGTCACGAACCACGAGGCCCTCACCTACTACACGGACGGCTACCGCATCACGGTCATCGGATCGATCATGCCGAGCTGGGACGACAACGCCGAGCCCAGCGCCGCCGAGCTCGACACGCTCATCACCGCGATCACGGCGTCGGGGGTCCCTGCCGTGTTCAGCGAGTCGCAGCTCTCGCCCGCAACGGCTGAGCGCATCGCGACCGAGACCGGCGTCAAGGTGTACTCGGGCGATGAGGCGCTGCTGACCGACTCGCTCGGCGAGCCCGGCACCGACGCCGCGACCTACATCGGCGCGACCGTGCACAACACGGTCCAGATCCTCGACTCGTGGGGCGCGGCCGCCAGCGAACTGCCGACGGAGCTTCAGGGCGCATGA
- a CDS encoding metal ABC transporter permease, translated as MDYFTTAMVCGVLIGVLCGLVGVLVVLRRRAFFTVALTHATFPGGVLAAILGVNVVLGAGVMGLALMALMVWLSRIHRQGSQVAAGVVLSLGYALGMLLLSLNPWLPVKVDSFLAGHILAIPVSNVVIIAVVLGVTVLAYVAYGKELLFSTFDRRGFVASGHRESSADVVALGLITLTVVAVMPAIGSILAIAMIAAPAASARLLTKRVGRMLVIACLLGAVAAVGGLVISRYLGFAAGGAIAIAATLVFLISLAIRTIRSRSVASSGGARGRVSAIPAPPVEVTAR; from the coding sequence ATGGACTACTTCACGACCGCCATGGTCTGCGGCGTGCTGATCGGCGTGCTGTGCGGCCTCGTCGGCGTGCTTGTCGTACTTCGGCGCCGCGCCTTCTTCACGGTCGCGCTCACACACGCCACGTTCCCGGGCGGCGTGCTCGCGGCCATCCTCGGGGTCAACGTCGTGCTCGGCGCCGGGGTCATGGGTCTCGCGCTCATGGCACTCATGGTGTGGCTCTCGCGCATCCACCGGCAGGGCTCGCAGGTCGCCGCCGGGGTCGTGCTCAGCCTCGGCTACGCGCTCGGCATGCTGTTGCTGTCGCTCAACCCGTGGCTCCCGGTGAAGGTCGACTCGTTCCTCGCCGGTCACATCCTCGCCATCCCGGTATCGAACGTGGTCATCATCGCCGTCGTGCTAGGTGTGACGGTCCTCGCCTACGTCGCGTACGGCAAGGAGCTGCTGTTCTCGACCTTCGACCGCCGCGGTTTCGTCGCGAGCGGCCACCGCGAGTCGTCGGCCGACGTCGTGGCGCTCGGGCTCATCACGCTCACCGTCGTCGCCGTCATGCCGGCCATCGGTTCGATCCTCGCGATCGCCATGATCGCGGCACCCGCCGCGTCCGCCCGGCTGCTCACCAAGCGGGTCGGGCGCATGCTCGTGATCGCCTGCCTGCTCGGCGCCGTCGCGGCCGTCGGCGGCCTGGTCATCTCGCGATACCTCGGCTTCGCGGCCGGTGGTGCCATCGCGATCGCTGCAACGCTCGTGTTCCTGATCTCACTCGCCATTCGTACGATTCGCAGTCGCAGCGTGGCATCATCTGGAGGTGCACGTGGCAGGGTGAGCGCGATCCCGGCGCCGCCCGTGGAGGTGACAGCGCGATGA
- a CDS encoding metal ABC transporter ATP-binding protein: MTETAERRDDGLTTGGAPAPLVVIDDATFAYDRHTPALEHVTMRIRPGEAHALIGPNGAGKSTLLKGLLGLVPVIGGRLDVLGAEPRRAARSIGYMPQTDELDPEFPVTLRQVVMMGRYRGIGMFRFPRRTDRDAVEAALARVGLTDLADHHFGSLSGGQQQRGVLARALVANPRLVLLDEPFNGLDRHNRAAVLGLMRDLRESGVGIIVSTHDFEIASAACSHVLLLNRCLIAAGPVESTMTPEVLDRTFGHATADDESHGHFNVGHRHYHDTGFRGVPRPGHDVASVPPREVEPEASGDPSRSSEPVR; encoded by the coding sequence ATGACCGAAACCGCTGAGCGCCGCGACGACGGACTAACCACGGGAGGCGCCCCGGCGCCGCTCGTGGTGATCGACGACGCAACTTTCGCATACGACCGGCACACGCCGGCGCTCGAGCACGTGACCATGCGCATCCGGCCGGGGGAGGCGCACGCACTCATCGGCCCGAACGGTGCCGGCAAGTCGACGCTGCTGAAGGGCCTGCTCGGCCTCGTGCCGGTGATCGGCGGGCGGCTCGACGTGCTGGGCGCCGAGCCACGCCGTGCCGCGCGCAGCATCGGCTACATGCCGCAGACTGACGAGCTCGACCCCGAGTTCCCGGTCACGCTGCGACAGGTCGTCATGATGGGCCGCTACCGCGGCATCGGCATGTTCCGGTTCCCCCGCCGAACGGATCGCGATGCCGTCGAGGCCGCGCTCGCCCGCGTCGGTCTCACGGACCTCGCCGACCATCATTTCGGCTCCCTGTCGGGCGGGCAGCAGCAGCGTGGCGTGCTCGCGCGCGCGCTCGTAGCCAACCCTCGTCTCGTGCTGCTCGACGAGCCCTTCAACGGCCTCGATCGGCACAACCGGGCGGCCGTGCTCGGCCTCATGCGGGACCTGCGCGAGAGCGGGGTGGGCATCATCGTTTCGACGCACGACTTCGAGATCGCGAGCGCGGCGTGCTCGCACGTGCTCCTGCTCAACCGCTGCCTGATCGCCGCCGGGCCGGTGGAATCGACCATGACGCCAGAGGTGCTCGACCGCACGTTTGGCCACGCGACCGCAGACGACGAGAGCCACGGCCACTTCAACGTCGGTCACCGGCACTATCACGACACCGGGTTCCGCGGCGTTCCCCGACCCGGTCACGACGTCGCGTCAGTGCCGCCCCGCGAGGTCGAGCCGGAGGCGAGCGGCGACCCCAGCCGGAGCTCGGAGCCCGTGCGGTGA
- the rpsN gene encoding 30S ribosomal protein S14 — protein sequence MAKKSKIAKNEQRKVIVERYAERRAQLKKQLVDPNGTEESREEARVGLQKLPRDASPVRVRGRDSIDGRPRGYLSSFGISRVRFRDMAHRGELPGITKSSW from the coding sequence ATGGCCAAGAAGAGCAAGATCGCCAAGAACGAACAGCGCAAGGTCATTGTCGAGCGCTACGCCGAACGCCGTGCCCAGCTCAAGAAGCAGCTGGTCGACCCCAACGGCACCGAAGAGAGCCGTGAAGAGGCCCGAGTCGGCCTGCAGAAGCTGCCCCGCGATGCCTCGCCCGTGCGCGTGCGCGGCCGCGACAGCATCGACGGTCGCCCCCGTGGCTACCTCAGCAGCTTCGGTATCTCGCGCGTGCGCTTCCGCGACATGGCGCACCGCGGCGAGCTGCCCGGCATCACGAAGTCGAGCTGGTAG
- a CDS encoding VOC family protein, whose amino-acid sequence MNDHSPLRGLCTISLWADDVAAAATWYTEFLGVEPYFVRPEPPLPAAYVEFRIGDSADELGIISSDYRPGPAPRAPGGVVAYWHVDDVAATLDDAIARGATPHQPLTPREAGFVTASFVDPFGNVVGIMHNPHYREQLAR is encoded by the coding sequence ATGAACGACCATTCCCCACTGCGGGGTCTCTGCACGATCAGTCTCTGGGCCGACGACGTTGCCGCGGCGGCCACCTGGTACACCGAATTCCTCGGCGTCGAGCCGTATTTCGTGCGACCGGAACCGCCACTGCCGGCGGCCTATGTCGAGTTCCGGATCGGCGACTCGGCCGACGAGCTCGGAATCATCTCCAGCGACTACCGGCCGGGGCCGGCGCCTCGGGCGCCTGGCGGTGTCGTCGCGTACTGGCACGTCGACGACGTCGCGGCCACGCTCGACGACGCGATCGCACGCGGCGCAACCCCACACCAGCCCCTCACCCCGCGCGAGGCCGGGTTCGTCACGGCCTCGTTCGTCGATCCGTTCGGCAATGTCGTCGGCATCATGCACAACCCGCATTACCGTGAGCAACTCGCTCGGTAA
- a CDS encoding sodium-dependent transporter, producing MSDTSPPSAPSPSGRSASTLPRESWTGQVGFILAAIGSAVGLGNIWRFPGVAYENGGGAFLIPYLVALLTAGIPILFLDYAIGHRFRGSAPAAFRRLGGRFGRWAESIGWFQVAICFVIATYYTAIIAWALSYFVFSIDLRWGDDPVGFLTGEYLQVGEPGLSFEFVPGVLIPLVIVWLVAIAVLAGGVAKGIERVNVIAIPLLVVGFLALVIRALFLDGASTGLDALFTPHWEALADPGVWVAAYSQIFFSLSIAFGIMLTYSSYRRRRSNLTGPGLVIAFANSSFEVLAGIGVFATLGFFAFQQGIGFDQLENLTGVGLSFMTFPAIVSQMPGGPVFGMLFFGALAIAGFTSLISILQVVSAAVQEKASISPRAAALWVGGVCAVISVLLFSTATGLLALDVIDSWTNNVGVVLSAIVVSIVVLWVYRRGRELTYHLNALSTFKVGRTWFVFVAVVAPVVLSYMLVARVIELIVEGYADMPGWYLGVFGWGTFLFLVVAALIGTLIKWRRSPDDFTPWPPLTAELAGRTETRS from the coding sequence ATGAGCGACACGTCACCACCATCAGCACCGTCACCGTCGGGCCGGAGTGCTTCGACCCTGCCACGCGAGTCCTGGACCGGCCAGGTCGGGTTCATCCTCGCCGCGATCGGCTCGGCGGTCGGCCTCGGCAACATCTGGCGGTTCCCCGGTGTCGCGTACGAGAACGGCGGCGGGGCGTTCCTGATCCCCTACCTCGTCGCCCTGCTCACCGCGGGCATCCCCATCCTCTTCCTCGACTACGCGATCGGCCACCGGTTTCGCGGGTCCGCGCCCGCCGCGTTCCGCCGCCTCGGCGGACGGTTCGGGCGGTGGGCCGAGAGCATCGGCTGGTTCCAGGTCGCGATCTGCTTCGTCATCGCGACCTACTACACCGCCATCATCGCGTGGGCGCTCAGCTACTTCGTCTTCTCGATCGACCTGCGGTGGGGCGACGACCCGGTCGGGTTCCTCACGGGCGAGTACCTCCAGGTCGGCGAGCCCGGCCTCAGCTTCGAGTTCGTGCCCGGCGTGCTCATCCCGCTCGTGATCGTCTGGCTCGTGGCGATCGCCGTGCTGGCGGGCGGCGTCGCGAAGGGGATCGAGCGCGTGAACGTCATCGCGATCCCCCTGCTCGTCGTCGGCTTCCTCGCCCTCGTTATTCGCGCGCTGTTCCTCGACGGCGCGAGCACGGGGCTCGATGCACTCTTCACGCCGCACTGGGAGGCGCTGGCCGACCCCGGCGTCTGGGTGGCTGCCTACAGCCAGATCTTCTTCTCGCTGTCGATCGCGTTCGGCATCATGCTCACCTACTCGTCCTACCGGAGGCGGCGCTCCAACCTCACGGGCCCTGGCCTCGTCATCGCGTTCGCGAACTCGTCGTTCGAAGTGCTCGCCGGCATCGGCGTGTTCGCCACCCTCGGGTTCTTCGCATTCCAGCAGGGGATCGGATTCGATCAGCTCGAGAACTTGACGGGGGTGGGGCTGTCGTTCATGACCTTCCCCGCGATCGTGTCGCAGATGCCGGGCGGGCCCGTGTTCGGGATGCTGTTCTTCGGCGCCCTCGCCATCGCCGGCTTCACCTCGCTGATCTCGATCCTGCAGGTGGTCTCGGCGGCGGTGCAGGAGAAGGCGAGCATCTCGCCGCGCGCCGCAGCCCTCTGGGTCGGCGGCGTGTGCGCCGTGATCTCGGTGCTGCTCTTCTCGACGGCGACCGGGCTGCTGGCGCTCGACGTCATCGACAGCTGGACCAACAACGTCGGTGTCGTGCTCTCGGCAATCGTCGTCTCGATCGTGGTGCTGTGGGTATACCGGCGCGGCCGCGAGCTCACGTACCACCTCAACGCGCTCTCGACCTTCAAAGTTGGGCGCACCTGGTTCGTCTTCGTCGCCGTCGTCGCGCCCGTCGTGCTCTCGTACATGCTCGTCGCGCGGGTCATCGAGCTGATCGTTGAGGGATACGCCGACATGCCCGGCTGGTACTTGGGCGTGTTCGGGTGGGGCACCTTCCTGTTCCTCGTGGTCGCCGCCTTGATCGGGACACTCATCAAATGGCGCCGGAGCCCGGACGACTTCACCCCGTGGCCGCCGCTGACGGCCGAGCTCGCAGGACGAACGGAGACCCGCTCATGA
- a CDS encoding methionine/alanine import family NSS transporter small subunit, which produces MTAIAIAMLVVALIILWGGLVASIVYLQRRPEIASYPAGGDDDARVADAPSPRDT; this is translated from the coding sequence ATGACCGCAATCGCCATCGCCATGCTCGTTGTCGCGCTCATCATCCTGTGGGGCGGCCTCGTCGCGAGCATCGTGTACCTGCAGCGTCGCCCGGAGATCGCCTCCTACCCCGCCGGCGGGGACGACGATGCGCGCGTGGCCGACGCACCGTCGCCCCGCGATACCTGA
- a CDS encoding ABC transporter permease, which translates to MSAGAAVTEQRPVAVATAKRTGRGSAGRGRWRDHIVTTVVAFIIAVYGVALVQGSQLMSDLVPADGGMSGLIVFITALVFLALGAYSAAVVTVNSFSTIVAGRVRQIAQYRLLGATARSLRGKLALEGVVAGVVGTIVGLVAGTAAYAIVIDRLVAVGDLPPMDYVLFSGRTIVPAFIVIATVAIAAWVGTRPVGRVSPVQALSQSVEAPLDLSRTPIAQRVVTIVALAGGGLLLVGGSAIGAVSPFGLPIAFFGGVASFSGIVIGARMFVPALLSAVGRAMGGGVAARLAASNAVRSPRAATRGTIGMIVGVTLTVMFVVAIAITRVVTLDYAASLGEGNDPTFIAMTNMMLDVLTWITVALVGVSAIIGATGMVANLSLGVLQRQRELGLLRAVGATGGQVRASIALEAVITSIVAIGAGAVFGIGYGWAGAQSTLGALVGETGGLVPLVVPWWLVAIIAAAAVLLAAITALAPAIRATRVTPIQALAVE; encoded by the coding sequence GTGAGCGCCGGCGCAGCGGTGACCGAGCAACGACCCGTCGCCGTGGCGACCGCGAAACGTACCGGCAGGGGCAGTGCCGGCCGGGGTCGCTGGCGCGACCACATCGTCACGACGGTCGTCGCGTTCATCATCGCCGTCTACGGGGTCGCGCTCGTGCAGGGCTCGCAGTTGATGAGCGATCTCGTCCCCGCCGACGGCGGCATGTCCGGCCTGATCGTCTTCATCACGGCGCTGGTCTTCCTCGCGCTCGGCGCGTACTCGGCCGCGGTGGTCACCGTGAACAGTTTCTCGACCATCGTCGCGGGGCGGGTGCGACAGATCGCCCAGTACCGCCTGCTCGGCGCGACCGCGAGGTCGTTGCGCGGCAAGCTCGCGCTCGAGGGGGTGGTCGCGGGCGTCGTGGGCACCATCGTCGGCCTCGTGGCCGGCACGGCCGCCTATGCGATCGTGATCGACCGGCTCGTCGCTGTGGGCGACCTGCCGCCAATGGACTACGTGCTGTTCTCGGGGCGGACGATCGTGCCCGCGTTCATCGTCATCGCGACGGTCGCGATCGCCGCCTGGGTCGGCACGCGTCCCGTCGGCCGCGTCTCCCCGGTGCAGGCGCTCTCGCAGAGCGTCGAGGCGCCCCTCGACCTCAGCCGCACGCCCATCGCCCAGCGCGTAGTCACGATCGTGGCGCTCGCGGGCGGGGGCCTGCTGCTCGTGGGCGGTAGCGCCATCGGCGCGGTCTCGCCGTTCGGCTTGCCGATCGCGTTCTTCGGCGGCGTCGCGTCGTTCAGCGGCATCGTGATCGGCGCCCGGATGTTCGTCCCTGCCCTCCTCAGCGCCGTCGGTCGCGCGATGGGCGGCGGGGTCGCCGCACGGCTCGCCGCGTCGAACGCGGTCCGCTCGCCGCGGGCGGCGACGCGAGGCACGATCGGCATGATCGTGGGCGTGACGCTCACCGTCATGTTCGTCGTGGCGATCGCCATCACCCGCGTCGTCACGCTCGACTACGCCGCGAGCCTCGGGGAGGGAAACGACCCCACGTTCATCGCGATGACCAACATGATGCTTGACGTGCTGACGTGGATCACGGTCGCGCTCGTCGGCGTGAGCGCCATCATCGGCGCGACCGGCATGGTCGCCAACCTGTCGCTCGGCGTGCTGCAGCGGCAGCGCGAGCTCGGCCTACTCCGCGCGGTCGGCGCCACCGGCGGGCAGGTGCGAGCATCCATCGCGCTCGAGGCGGTCATCACGAGCATCGTTGCGATCGGGGCCGGAGCGGTCTTCGGTATCGGGTACGGCTGGGCCGGCGCCCAGTCGACGCTCGGCGCGCTCGTCGGCGAGACGGGCGGGCTCGTGCCGCTCGTGGTTCCGTGGTGGCTCGTGGCGATCATCGCCGCCGCGGCCGTGCTGCTGGCGGCGATCACGGCGCTCGCCCCTGCGATCCGCGCGACGCGTGTGACGCCTATCCAGGCGCTCGCGGTGGAGTAG
- a CDS encoding Fur family transcriptional regulator — protein MIDRSLSGDGDAREGAADPAGQQSHGRVAVKPARRNTWQREAVRDALIDADAFVSAQALHQQLAERGTKIGLATVYRALASLADEEQADTLMSTDGEAVYRACDMESHHHHLICRECGRAEEIEGEPVEQWAASVAAEHGYSEPRHIIDIFGTCPDCRARRSGR, from the coding sequence ATGATCGATCGGTCGCTCAGTGGTGACGGCGATGCGCGAGAGGGCGCTGCCGACCCGGCGGGCCAGCAGAGTCACGGCCGGGTGGCCGTGAAGCCCGCGCGTCGCAACACGTGGCAGCGCGAGGCGGTTCGCGACGCGCTGATCGATGCTGATGCGTTCGTGAGCGCGCAGGCGCTGCACCAGCAGCTCGCCGAGCGCGGCACCAAGATCGGTCTCGCCACGGTCTACCGCGCCCTCGCGTCACTCGCCGACGAGGAGCAGGCCGACACCCTCATGTCGACCGACGGTGAGGCCGTGTACCGCGCCTGCGACATGGAATCGCACCACCACCACCTCATCTGCCGCGAGTGCGGCAGGGCTGAAGAGATCGAGGGCGAGCCGGTCGAGCAGTGGGCGGCGTCGGTGGCGGCCGAGCACGGGTACAGCGAGCCGCGGCACATCATCGACATCTTCGGCACCTGCCCCGACTGCCGGGCGCGACGCTCGGGTAGATGA
- a CDS encoding HU family DNA-binding protein has translation MADKTVNKTELVAAIAADTNQSQATVSAVIDSLFAEFAKNAAAGTKVSIPGWLSVEQTERAARTGRNPQTGETIQIPASKGVKLSAGSKLKAAVK, from the coding sequence ATGGCAGACAAGACTGTGAACAAGACCGAACTGGTCGCCGCGATCGCCGCCGACACCAACCAGAGCCAGGCAACCGTGAGCGCCGTCATCGACAGCCTCTTCGCCGAGTTCGCGAAGAACGCCGCCGCCGGCACCAAGGTCTCGATTCCCGGCTGGCTCTCGGTCGAGCAGACCGAGCGGGCGGCGCGCACGGGCCGCAACCCGCAGACCGGCGAGACGATCCAGATCCCGGCCTCAAAGGGCGTCAAGCTGTCGGCCGGCTCGAAGCTGAAGGCCGCCGTCAAGTAA
- the rpmG gene encoding 50S ribosomal protein L33 — protein sequence MAKKGQDVRPIIKLRSTAGTGFTYVTKKNRRNTPDRLVLKKYDPVVRKHVEFREER from the coding sequence ATGGCGAAAAAGGGTCAGGATGTCCGTCCGATCATCAAGCTCCGCTCCACCGCGGGCACGGGTTTCACGTACGTCACGAAGAAGAACCGCCGAAACACGCCGGACCGCCTCGTGCTGAAGAAGTACGACCCGGTAGTCCGCAAGCACGTCGAATTCCGAGAGGAGCGTTAG